Proteins found in one Deltaproteobacteria bacterium genomic segment:
- a CDS encoding ComF family protein: protein MFGSILNSLLDIIAPHVCHICGRRADSYLCKDCVQGINLINDGFCTICGIPFISKASSLHVCGRCIKKKPKFTMARSIGIYEDVLMDAVHKLKYNGKTSLAKPLGLLMAEKLSSAFSLEPKAFLIVPVPLHKKRLKERGFNQSLLLAREVAKTHHIHLDYLNFKRIRYTEPQINLKDKDRLKNVKGAFSVKDALIFKGKKILLIDDVYTTGATVTECVKVLKKAGAKTVHVFTLARVCRV from the coding sequence ATGTTCGGCTCAATCCTCAATTCCCTGTTGGATATTATAGCCCCGCATGTCTGTCATATATGCGGCAGGAGAGCAGACAGTTATCTGTGCAAGGACTGCGTGCAAGGCATAAATCTTATAAATGACGGCTTCTGCACAATTTGCGGAATCCCGTTTATTTCAAAGGCGTCAAGTTTACATGTATGCGGCAGGTGCATAAAGAAGAAGCCAAAGTTTACTATGGCGAGGAGTATTGGCATATACGAAGATGTGTTAATGGATGCGGTCCACAAACTAAAATATAACGGAAAGACATCCCTTGCAAAACCCCTTGGTCTGCTCATGGCAGAAAAACTCTCTTCAGCCTTCAGCCTGGAACCAAAAGCCTTTCTCATCGTCCCTGTGCCGCTCCATAAAAAAAGACTCAAAGAGCGGGGCTTTAATCAATCCCTTTTATTGGCAAGGGAGGTTGCAAAGACACACCACATCCATCTGGATTATCTAAACTTCAAGAGAATCAGATACACAGAACCGCAGATAAACCTCAAGGATAAAGACAGGCTTAAAAATGTCAAAGGTGCATTCAGTGTTAAGGATGCCTTGATATTCAAAGGCAAAAAGATTCTTCTGATAGATGATGTCTATACAACAGGCGCAACTGTTACAGAATGTGTAAAGGTCTTGAAAAAGGCAGGGGCAAAGACTGTCCATGTCTTCACGCTTGCAAGGGTTTGCAGGGTATAA
- a CDS encoding N-acetyltransferase: MIRKAQINDIKEIHKLIEAFANKGEMLHRALIDMYDNLRDFYVYEENGNILGSCALHIIWEDMAEIRSLTVKEDAAGKGIGSALVNVCLDEAMALGIKKVFALTYKPVFFEKIGFTSIDKITLPHKIWGECVKCFKFPNCDETAVMIELGQQMRKLKA, encoded by the coding sequence ATGATACGAAAGGCACAGATTAACGATATAAAAGAGATTCATAAACTCATAGAGGCATTTGCAAATAAGGGTGAGATGCTCCACAGGGCACTGATAGATATGTATGACAACCTGAGGGATTTTTATGTGTATGAAGAGAATGGTAATATTTTAGGTTCGTGCGCCCTGCACATCATCTGGGAGGACATGGCTGAGATAAGGTCTCTTACAGTAAAAGAGGATGCTGCAGGCAAGGGCATAGGCTCTGCACTTGTAAATGTATGTCTCGATGAAGCAATGGCACTTGGAATAAAAAAGGTCTTTGCCCTGACATATAAGCCTGTATTCTTTGAAAAAATTGGATTTACATCAATTGATAAGATAACACTGCCCCACAAGATATGGGGGGAATGTGTAAAATGTTTTAAGTTTCCGAATTGTGATGAAACAGCGGTAATGATTGAACTTGGGCAGCAGATGAGAAAACTCAAGGCATAA
- a CDS encoding DUF3568 family protein: MKAIFNLIIILLFSSGCASLLIAGAGGAVAYTITNVAYKTVGYPINKVESAARTTLKDMAIRELEKKNIENGVQIIARASDLKIYINIEEITPKTTKISVDAQKLTVIKDKATAYAIIEGTEKILESKVR; the protein is encoded by the coding sequence ATGAAGGCGATATTTAATCTTATAATTATACTTCTTTTTTCCTCTGGCTGTGCATCCCTTTTAATAGCAGGTGCAGGCGGTGCGGTTGCATATACTATAACAAATGTTGCCTATAAAACTGTAGGATATCCGATTAACAAGGTAGAATCTGCAGCCCGCACTACATTAAAAGATATGGCAATAAGAGAGCTTGAGAAAAAGAATATAGAAAATGGTGTTCAGATAATTGCAAGGGCATCGGATTTAAAGATTTATATTAACATTGAAGAGATTACACCAAAGACTACAAAGATAAGTGTGGATGCCCAAAAATTGACAGTGATAAAGGATAAGGCAACTGCCTATGCAATAATAGAGGGAACTGAGAAGATACTGGAGTCCAAAGTCCGTTAG
- a CDS encoding PAS domain-containing protein, with the protein MERYNIHENIIESLGEGLLGVDNSLQITVFNQAAERLTGVSSSIALNKPLTEIFQKDRWLYDIIDKTIKENKVFSEYEGSVFQRFGSTRAVSVTTAPMLDAKGNISGAVITIKDISHIKPIEQDTARTERLAFIGAFAANLAHEVKNPLGGIRGAAQLLSRRLKEKEHTEYTDLIIRESDRLNKLLEDILDFSNPRNLNIAPRNIHKILDNVISIQNYTALEKGINIIKEYDPSIPSILGDNEQLTQVFLNIIKNSIEAIKDSGEVKILTRIVTDFHLVEKGYAGGNIAEIEIRDTGFGIPEENLEKIFTPFFTTKKRGSGLGLAISLKIIKEHGGFFKIESIHAKGTVVSVLLPIAKEEEAGNE; encoded by the coding sequence ATGGAAAGATACAATATCCACGAAAACATAATAGAAAGCCTTGGAGAGGGTCTGCTCGGGGTTGACAACTCCCTGCAGATTACTGTCTTTAATCAGGCAGCTGAAAGGCTCACCGGGGTATCCAGTTCCATTGCCTTAAATAAACCGCTTACAGAGATATTTCAGAAAGACAGATGGCTTTACGATATTATTGATAAGACCATAAAGGAAAACAAGGTCTTTTCAGAATATGAAGGTAGTGTATTTCAAAGATTCGGCAGTACAAGGGCTGTTTCTGTTACAACCGCGCCGATGCTGGACGCAAAGGGAAACATAAGCGGCGCTGTTATAACAATAAAAGACATATCCCACATCAAGCCCATTGAACAAGATACGGCAAGGACAGAGCGTCTTGCATTCATAGGCGCATTTGCAGCAAACCTTGCGCATGAGGTTAAGAACCCGCTTGGGGGCATAAGGGGCGCAGCGCAGCTCCTTTCAAGAAGGTTGAAGGAAAAAGAACACACAGAATACACTGACTTGATAATCAGGGAATCTGACAGGCTTAATAAACTGCTTGAAGATATTTTGGATTTTTCAAATCCAAGAAATTTAAATATTGCGCCAAGAAACATCCATAAAATACTTGATAACGTCATCTCTATTCAAAATTATACCGCTCTTGAAAAGGGGATAAACATTATAAAGGAATACGACCCGAGCATTCCTTCAATATTAGGTGATAATGAGCAATTAACACAGGTATTTTTGAATATTATAAAAAATTCCATAGAGGCGATAAAAGACAGCGGAGAGGTAAAGATTTTAACAAGGATTGTTACAGACTTTCATCTTGTTGAAAAAGGATATGCGGGCGGAAATATTGCAGAAATAGAGATTAGAGACACAGGTTTTGGCATCCCAGAGGAAAATCTTGAAAAGATATTTACGCCGTTTTTTACAACAAAAAAAAGGGGGAGCGGTCTTGGGCTTGCTATATCATTAAAGATAATAAAGGAGCACGGCGGATTTTTTAAGATAGAGAGCATACATGCTAAAGGCACAGTCGTTTCCGTGCTTCTGCCAATTGCAAAGGAAGAGGAGGCAGGTAATGAATAA
- a CDS encoding phosphopentomutase: MTRIIIIIPDSLGIGELPDADEYGDKGSNTLGNIKKTVDGFNIPNLEKLGIGNIDGITGFKKVSSPLASYARMLEASKAKDTAAGHWEIAGIILDKPFPTFPNGFPEEIMKRFEAETGLDYLGNIPASGTEIIEKLGKEHLKTKKPIVYTSQDSVFQIAAHEDIIPVPRLYEICEITRRIADDYNICRVIARPFVGTLCSFKRTERRKDFSIAPIEETILDKLKADGLHVIGIGKIGDIYGHRGLTEEIHTKDNMDGIHKTLGVMRKIQNGLIFTNLVDFDMLYGHRNDAEGYAKALMEFDAVLPEIIGLLKDSDMLIITADHGCDPTTPSTDHSREYVPLLVYGKRLMGGINLGTRKTFADIGQTVAEVFGLGKIKNGKSFLKPKLSD, translated from the coding sequence ATAACCAGAATCATTATCATTATCCCTGACAGCCTTGGTATTGGCGAACTGCCTGATGCGGATGAATACGGTGATAAAGGCAGTAATACACTGGGAAATATCAAAAAGACTGTTGATGGGTTTAATATACCCAATCTTGAAAAACTAGGCATTGGTAATATAGACGGCATTACAGGATTCAAAAAGGTCTCGTCACCTCTTGCATCTTATGCCCGAATGCTAGAGGCATCAAAGGCAAAGGACACTGCAGCGGGACACTGGGAGATTGCAGGGATTATCCTTGACAAACCATTTCCAACATTTCCGAACGGCTTTCCTGAAGAGATAATGAAAAGATTTGAGGCGGAAACAGGCTTGGATTATCTCGGCAATATCCCTGCATCAGGCACAGAGATTATAGAAAAACTTGGCAAAGAACACTTAAAGACTAAAAAACCGATTGTATATACATCTCAAGACAGTGTGTTTCAGATTGCAGCACATGAGGACATAATCCCTGTTCCGAGACTCTATGAGATTTGTGAAATAACAAGAAGGATTGCTGATGATTACAATATCTGCAGGGTCATTGCAAGACCATTTGTCGGCACACTATGCTCATTCAAAAGAACCGAACGGAGAAAAGACTTTTCAATTGCACCGATAGAGGAAACCATCCTTGATAAACTAAAGGCAGACGGTCTTCATGTTATCGGCATTGGTAAGATTGGCGATATATACGGACACAGGGGACTGACTGAAGAGATACATACAAAGGACAATATGGACGGCATCCATAAAACACTGGGTGTCATGAGGAAAATACAAAACGGACTTATCTTCACAAACCTTGTGGATTTTGATATGCTTTACGGGCATAGAAATGATGCAGAAGGCTATGCAAAGGCACTTATGGAATTTGATGCTGTACTACCTGAAATAATTGGATTGCTTAAAGACAGTGATATGCTTATAATTACAGCAGACCACGGCTGCGACCCGACAACACCATCAACTGACCATTCACGGGAATATGTGCCGCTTCTCGTGTATGGCAAAAGGTTAATGGGAGGTATAAATCTGGGGACAAGAAAGACCTTTGCAGATATAGGGCAGACCGTTGCAGAGGTCTTTGGACTTGGAAAGATAAAAAATGGAAAGAGTTTTTTAAAACCTAAATTGAGCGATTAA
- a CDS encoding sigma-54-dependent Fis family transcriptional regulator, translated as MNKKAKLLVVDDDESILWVIERFLKEKGMDLTTARDGRKAFELIDKNDFDTAIIDISMPEKSGLDILSELDRDKNLPVIIMTAQGTMKNAVEAMKGGAFDYITKPFDLDELAVIVERAIENKRLKDEVFSLKGKLKQKLAKETTIIGKSKAMQEIFKTIGKVSPTDATVLIQGESGTGKELIAKAIHANSLRTEGPFIAINSAAIPKELMESELFGHEKGAFTGAVEERHGKFELADSGTLFLDEIGDMSLDVQSKLLRAIQEKEFYRVGGKKPISVNVRLIAATNQNIEKLVEEKRFREDLFYRLNVVPINVPSLKERKEDIPILAEYLLQRFHEEMNMNLKSLSKDAIDALIQYNWQGNVREFENILHKAIILSPSPVLSAKDLSIPKKKGAQKEPLEAIIYDRLEEIIGKLEGRSARELYDMFMPFMQRPLIKLVLKKTNGNQIKAAYMLGINRNTLRKMIKELKITIRALDK; from the coding sequence ATGAATAAGAAGGCAAAACTCCTTGTTGTTGATGATGATGAGTCCATACTCTGGGTAATAGAAAGGTTTTTAAAGGAAAAGGGCATGGATTTGACAACAGCAAGAGACGGCAGGAAGGCATTTGAACTTATAGATAAAAACGATTTTGATACAGCAATTATTGATATATCCATGCCTGAAAAAAGCGGGCTTGATATATTGTCTGAACTTGATAGAGACAAGAACCTACCGGTTATAATCATGACTGCCCAAGGCACAATGAAAAATGCGGTTGAGGCGATGAAAGGGGGGGCATTTGATTATATAACAAAGCCGTTTGATTTAGACGAATTAGCCGTAATTGTTGAAAGGGCAATAGAAAATAAGAGACTTAAGGATGAGGTCTTTTCACTAAAGGGAAAACTCAAGCAGAAACTGGCAAAGGAAACGACCATCATTGGTAAAAGCAAGGCAATGCAGGAAATATTCAAGACCATAGGAAAGGTCAGCCCTACTGACGCGACAGTCCTTATACAAGGGGAAAGCGGAACAGGCAAGGAACTCATCGCAAAGGCAATCCATGCAAACAGTTTAAGGACAGAGGGTCCGTTTATTGCCATAAACTCTGCTGCTATACCAAAAGAACTCATGGAGAGCGAATTATTCGGTCATGAAAAGGGGGCATTCACTGGCGCAGTGGAAGAGAGACACGGCAAATTTGAACTTGCAGACAGTGGGACATTGTTTCTTGATGAAATCGGGGATATGTCTCTTGATGTACAGAGTAAGTTGCTCCGCGCAATTCAGGAAAAGGAGTTTTACAGGGTAGGCGGTAAAAAACCTATAAGTGTTAATGTGCGGCTCATCGCGGCAACGAACCAAAACATTGAAAAACTTGTTGAAGAAAAGAGGTTCAGAGAGGATTTGTTTTACCGTCTGAATGTTGTTCCAATAAATGTACCGTCTTTAAAAGAGAGGAAAGAGGATATACCCATTTTGGCAGAATATCTTTTACAGAGATTCCATGAAGAAATGAACATGAATTTAAAATCCTTATCAAAGGACGCAATTGATGCACTCATCCAATATAACTGGCAGGGAAATGTAAGGGAATTTGAAAATATACTGCATAAGGCAATAATTCTTTCACCAAGTCCTGTTTTATCTGCAAAAGACCTTTCAATACCGAAGAAAAAGGGCGCACAGAAAGAACCGCTGGAGGCAATAATCTATGACAGACTTGAAGAGATTATAGGAAAACTTGAGGGCAGAAGCGCCCGTGAACTATATGATATGTTTATGCCGTTTATGCAGAGGCCTCTTATAAAACTTGTCCTGAAAAAAACAAACGGCAATCAGATAAAGGCAGCATACATGCTGGGAATAAACAGAAACACCTTACGCAAGATGATAAAAGAGTTAAAGATAACAATTAGGGCTTTGGATAAGTAA
- a CDS encoding long-chain fatty acid--CoA ligase — protein sequence METIPHILLDRAAKDKGAAVLLSYDTDSHGQTPAIKSVSWQELLTVVQDLSLGLISLGIGTYENIVIISENRPEWIISELAVLSINASLVPVYTTLTAKEIEFILKDCSAKAVIVSNEHLLKKIISIKGLLPDLKNIIIFDIDSEIKGAISFSKVIKLGKEFKETELLKNKKMGIKEDDTAVIIYTSGTTGRTKGVCLTHKNIVSNIKSALEKIDIKEDDTYLSFLPLSHSFEHLVHLAVLHQEAKIAYSKGLTNVAADMKVFNPTIMIGVPFFFARIKNKVIETIEKGSWIKKIVFKWAYEKSAKSKVQKAKFVETMIGKLIFKKIRDALCPTIRYFISGGAPLSKDVAEFFWTIGIPIFEGYGLTETSPVVSVNTAKEIKLGTVGKPIPYIEVKIADDGEILIKGPNIMKGYLNMPEETSLVIRDGWFHTGDIGEIDKYGFIKITDRKKDIIVNDLGKNIAPQKIEGILRTDEFIKEAVVFGDKKPYIAALIVPDMEKLKIYLQSQGNIYNEDEKILSDAYVHKFYEKRIRGLSKDLSRFEQIRKFNLIPPLSSENGELTPTLKVKRRVVEERYKKVLEGLYEDKEMH from the coding sequence ATGGAAACCATTCCTCATATCTTGCTTGATAGGGCTGCAAAGGATAAGGGTGCCGCAGTTCTGTTGAGTTATGATACAGACAGTCATGGTCAGACACCTGCAATCAAGTCAGTTTCTTGGCAGGAACTTTTGACCGTTGTCCAAGACCTCTCTCTTGGACTCATATCCCTTGGCATCGGCACATACGAAAATATTGTCATAATCTCTGAAAATAGACCCGAGTGGATAATATCAGAACTGGCAGTATTATCTATAAATGCATCATTAGTCCCCGTATACACCACCCTTACAGCAAAGGAGATTGAGTTTATATTGAAAGACTGCTCTGCAAAGGCTGTCATTGTTTCAAACGAGCATCTTCTTAAAAAAATCATTTCCATTAAAGGGCTTCTGCCAGACCTTAAAAACATAATAATATTTGATATAGACTCAGAAATAAAAGGTGCCATCTCTTTTTCAAAGGTCATTAAACTTGGGAAGGAGTTTAAGGAGACCGAACTTCTGAAGAATAAAAAAATGGGTATAAAGGAAGACGATACTGCTGTTATCATATATACATCAGGCACAACAGGAAGGACGAAAGGGGTATGTCTTACGCATAAAAATATTGTCTCAAATATAAAATCTGCTCTTGAAAAGATTGATATAAAAGAAGATGATACATACCTTTCGTTTCTGCCTTTGAGCCATAGTTTTGAGCATCTTGTTCATCTGGCTGTTTTACATCAAGAGGCAAAGATTGCATATTCAAAGGGTCTTACAAACGTTGCAGCAGACATGAAGGTCTTTAATCCAACTATTATGATAGGTGTGCCGTTCTTCTTTGCAAGGATAAAAAACAAGGTGATAGAGACTATTGAAAAAGGTTCGTGGATAAAGAAAATAGTATTTAAATGGGCGTATGAAAAAAGTGCAAAAAGCAAAGTGCAAAAAGCAAAGTTTGTGGAAACTATGATAGGTAAACTTATTTTTAAAAAGATTAGAGATGCGCTATGTCCAACAATTAGATATTTCATATCAGGCGGGGCGCCGCTTTCTAAAGATGTTGCTGAATTTTTCTGGACTATCGGCATTCCAATATTTGAAGGCTATGGTTTAACAGAGACATCACCTGTTGTGTCTGTAAATACTGCTAAAGAGATTAAGTTGGGCACCGTAGGTAAGCCAATCCCATATATTGAAGTCAAAATTGCAGATGACGGCGAGATACTCATAAAGGGTCCCAATATCATGAAAGGGTATTTGAACATGCCGGAGGAAACAAGCCTTGTTATACGAGACGGATGGTTTCATACAGGGGATATTGGAGAGATTGATAAATACGGTTTTATAAAAATTACAGACAGAAAAAAAGATATCATAGTAAATGACCTTGGCAAAAACATTGCCCCTCAGAAGATAGAGGGGATTTTGAGGACAGATGAGTTTATTAAAGAAGCGGTTGTATTCGGTGATAAAAAACCGTATATCGCTGCCTTGATAGTCCCTGATATGGAAAAACTGAAAATATACCTGCAAAGTCAGGGGAATATCTATAATGAAGATGAGAAGATTTTATCGGATGCCTATGTCCATAAATTCTATGAAAAGAGGATAAGAGGATTGTCAAAGGACTTGTCAAGATTTGAGCAGATAAGAAAATTCAACCTTATCCCACCGCTTTCATCTGAAAACGGCGAACTCACCCCAACCCTCAAGGTTAAGAGGAGAGTTGTTGAAGAAAGGTATAAAAAGGTTTTGGAAGGGCTTTATGAAGACAAAGAAATGCATTAG